A genomic region of Oncorhynchus mykiss isolate Arlee chromosome 2, USDA_OmykA_1.1, whole genome shotgun sequence contains the following coding sequences:
- the ldhd gene encoding probable D-lactate dehydrogenase, mitochondrial isoform X2: MTFALGPTRRLYAHLSTSNFVQCRTIKKEHTLKNGGWERVIPAFRSVCGEDGVSLGAAVREQHGRDESVHRCRPPDVVVWPRSVEEVSALAKICHHHHLPIIPFGTGTGLEGGVGALKGGVCFSLRNMDRVLDLHQEDFDVSVEPGVTRKGLNSYLRDTGLWFPVDPGADASLCGMAATSASGTNAVRYGTMRENVLNLEVVLADGSIIHTAGRGRRPRKTSAGYNLTNLFVGSEGTLGVITKTTLRLYGVPEAMVSAVCTFPSVQAAVDSTVQVLQTGVPIARIEFLDDVMIDACNSFNSLSYPVAPTLFLEFHGTEKSLEEQVTVTEEITQANGGSDFSWARDAETRGRLWKARHDAWYAALALRPGCKAYSTDVCVPLSRLPQIIVETKEDLMLNGLTGHVGDGNFHCIMVMDPNDQDEVIRVHEFTERLARRALALDGTCTGEHGVGLGKRALLREEMGPLAIEVMQGLKATLDPKNLMNPGKVL, from the exons ATGACCTTCGCCTTGGGACCAACGCGACGCTTGTACGCTCACCTGTCAACGTCTAATTTCGTGCAGTGTCGCACTATCAAGAAAGAACACACTTTAAAA AATGGTGGGTGGGAGCGGGTGATCCCTGCATTCCGCTCGGTGTGTGGTGAAGATGGAGTGTCCCTGGGTGCAGCAGTCAGGGAGCAACATGGCAGAGACGAGTCTGTACACAG ATGTCGCCCCCCAGACGTAGTGGTGTGGCCGCGGAGTGTGGAGGAGGTCAGTGCCCTCGCCAAGatctgccaccaccaccaccttcccATCATCCCATTTGGCACAGGCACAGGCCTCGAGGGAGGAGTGGGTGCACTTAAG ggcggGGTGTGTTTTAGTCTGAGGAACATGGACAGGGTGTTGGACCTCCATCAGGAGGACTTTGATGTGAGCGTGGAGCCAGGTGTGACACGCAAAGGCCTCAACTCCTACCTGAGAGACACGGGCCTGTGGTTTCCTGTCG ACCCTGGTGCAGACGCGTCTCTGTGTGGCATGGCTGCCACCAGTGCATCAGGCACCAATGCGGTGCGCTACGGCACCATGCGGGAGAACGTACTCAACCTAGAGGTGGTGCTGGCAGATGGATCCATCATCCACACAGCAGGCAGGGGGCGCCGGCCCCG GAAGACGTCAGCGGGGTACAACCTGACCAACCTGTTTGTGGGTTCAGAGGGCACTCTGGGAGTGATCACGAAGACCACCCTGCGTCTCTACGGGGTGCCAGAAGCCATGGTGTCTGCTGTGTGCACCTTCCCCTCTGTCCAGGCAGCAGTGGACAGCACTGTGCAGGTCCTCCAGACTGGAGTGCCCATCGCACGCATTG AGTTCCTTGATGATGTGATGATTGACGCCTGTAACAGCTTCAACTCGCTGTCCTACCCCGTGGCCCCCACGCTCTTCCTGGAGTTCCACGGCACTGAGAAGAGTCTGGAGGAGCAGGTTACCGTCACAG AGGAGATCACGCAGGCTAACGGTGGGTCAGACTTTAGCTGGGCACGGGATGCAGAGACCCGCGGGCGCCTGTGGAAGGCACGACACGATGCCTGGTACGCTGCCCTGGCACTCAGACCGGGCTGCAAG GCCTACTCCACAGATGTGTGCGTCCCTCTCTCGCGTCTCCCTCAGATCATTGTGGAAACCAAGGAGGACCTGATGCTAAACGGACTCACAG GTCATGTTGGAGATGGAAATTTCCATTGTATAATGGTCATGGACCCCAATGACCAGGATGAGGTCATTAGAGTTCATGAGTTCACTGAGCGACTGGCCag GAGAGCACTGGCCCTGGACGGGACATGTACGGGGGAGCACGGGGTGGGCCTGGGGAAACGAGCGTTGCTCCGAGAGGAGATGGGACCCCTGGCCATCGAGGTCATGCAGGGCCTCAAAGCCACCCTTGATCCCAAGAACCTCATGAATCCTGGGAAGGTTCTGTAG
- the ldhd gene encoding probable D-lactate dehydrogenase, mitochondrial isoform X1: MTFALGPTRRLYAHLSTSNFVQCRTIKKEHTLKNGGWERVIPAFRSVCGEDGVSLGAAVREQHGRDESVHRCRPPDVVVWPRSVEEVSALAKICHHHHLPIIPFGTGTGLEGGVGALKGGVCFSLRNMDRVLDLHQEDFDVSVEPGVTRKGLNSYLRDTGLWFPVDPGADASLCGMAATSASGTNAVRYGTMRENVLNLEVVLADGSIIHTAGRGRRPRKTSAGYNLTNLFVGSEGTLGVITKTTLRLYGVPEAMVSAVCTFPSVQAAVDSTVQVLQTGVPIARIEFLDDVMIDACNSFNSLSYPVAPTLFLEFHGTEKSLEEQVTVTEEITQANGGSDFSWARDAETRGRLWKARHDAWYAALALRPGCKAYSTDVCVPLSRLPQIIVETKEDLMLNGLTGPIAGHVGDGNFHCIMVMDPNDQDEVIRVHEFTERLARRALALDGTCTGEHGVGLGKRALLREEMGPLAIEVMQGLKATLDPKNLMNPGKVL, encoded by the exons ATGACCTTCGCCTTGGGACCAACGCGACGCTTGTACGCTCACCTGTCAACGTCTAATTTCGTGCAGTGTCGCACTATCAAGAAAGAACACACTTTAAAA AATGGTGGGTGGGAGCGGGTGATCCCTGCATTCCGCTCGGTGTGTGGTGAAGATGGAGTGTCCCTGGGTGCAGCAGTCAGGGAGCAACATGGCAGAGACGAGTCTGTACACAG ATGTCGCCCCCCAGACGTAGTGGTGTGGCCGCGGAGTGTGGAGGAGGTCAGTGCCCTCGCCAAGatctgccaccaccaccaccttcccATCATCCCATTTGGCACAGGCACAGGCCTCGAGGGAGGAGTGGGTGCACTTAAG ggcggGGTGTGTTTTAGTCTGAGGAACATGGACAGGGTGTTGGACCTCCATCAGGAGGACTTTGATGTGAGCGTGGAGCCAGGTGTGACACGCAAAGGCCTCAACTCCTACCTGAGAGACACGGGCCTGTGGTTTCCTGTCG ACCCTGGTGCAGACGCGTCTCTGTGTGGCATGGCTGCCACCAGTGCATCAGGCACCAATGCGGTGCGCTACGGCACCATGCGGGAGAACGTACTCAACCTAGAGGTGGTGCTGGCAGATGGATCCATCATCCACACAGCAGGCAGGGGGCGCCGGCCCCG GAAGACGTCAGCGGGGTACAACCTGACCAACCTGTTTGTGGGTTCAGAGGGCACTCTGGGAGTGATCACGAAGACCACCCTGCGTCTCTACGGGGTGCCAGAAGCCATGGTGTCTGCTGTGTGCACCTTCCCCTCTGTCCAGGCAGCAGTGGACAGCACTGTGCAGGTCCTCCAGACTGGAGTGCCCATCGCACGCATTG AGTTCCTTGATGATGTGATGATTGACGCCTGTAACAGCTTCAACTCGCTGTCCTACCCCGTGGCCCCCACGCTCTTCCTGGAGTTCCACGGCACTGAGAAGAGTCTGGAGGAGCAGGTTACCGTCACAG AGGAGATCACGCAGGCTAACGGTGGGTCAGACTTTAGCTGGGCACGGGATGCAGAGACCCGCGGGCGCCTGTGGAAGGCACGACACGATGCCTGGTACGCTGCCCTGGCACTCAGACCGGGCTGCAAG GCCTACTCCACAGATGTGTGCGTCCCTCTCTCGCGTCTCCCTCAGATCATTGTGGAAACCAAGGAGGACCTGATGCTAAACGGACTCACAG GTCCGATCGCAGGTCATGTTGGAGATGGAAATTTCCATTGTATAATGGTCATGGACCCCAATGACCAGGATGAGGTCATTAGAGTTCATGAGTTCACTGAGCGACTGGCCag GAGAGCACTGGCCCTGGACGGGACATGTACGGGGGAGCACGGGGTGGGCCTGGGGAAACGAGCGTTGCTCCGAGAGGAGATGGGACCCCTGGCCATCGAGGTCATGCAGGGCCTCAAAGCCACCCTTGATCCCAAGAACCTCATGAATCCTGGGAAGGTTCTGTAG
- the ldhd gene encoding probable D-lactate dehydrogenase, mitochondrial isoform X3 — MTFALGPTRRLYAHLSTSNFVQCRTIKKEHTLKNGGWERVIPAFRSVCGEDGVSLGAAVREQHGRDESVHRCRPPDVVVWPRSVEEVSALAKICHHHHLPIIPFGTGTGLEGGVGALKGGVCFSLRNMDRVLDLHQEDFDVSVEPGVTRKGLNSYLRDTGLWFPVDPGADASLCGMAATSASGTNAVRYGTMRENVLNLEVVLADGSIIHTAGRGRRPRKTSAGYNLTNLFVGSEGTLGVITKTTLRLYGVPEAMVSAVCTFPSVQAAVDSTVQVLQTGVPIARIEFLDDVMIDACNSFNSLSYPVAPTLFLEFHGTEKSLEEQITQANGGSDFSWARDAETRGRLWKARHDAWYAALALRPGCKAYSTDVCVPLSRLPQIIVETKEDLMLNGLTGPIAGHVGDGNFHCIMVMDPNDQDEVIRVHEFTERLARRALALDGTCTGEHGVGLGKRALLREEMGPLAIEVMQGLKATLDPKNLMNPGKVL; from the exons ATGACCTTCGCCTTGGGACCAACGCGACGCTTGTACGCTCACCTGTCAACGTCTAATTTCGTGCAGTGTCGCACTATCAAGAAAGAACACACTTTAAAA AATGGTGGGTGGGAGCGGGTGATCCCTGCATTCCGCTCGGTGTGTGGTGAAGATGGAGTGTCCCTGGGTGCAGCAGTCAGGGAGCAACATGGCAGAGACGAGTCTGTACACAG ATGTCGCCCCCCAGACGTAGTGGTGTGGCCGCGGAGTGTGGAGGAGGTCAGTGCCCTCGCCAAGatctgccaccaccaccaccttcccATCATCCCATTTGGCACAGGCACAGGCCTCGAGGGAGGAGTGGGTGCACTTAAG ggcggGGTGTGTTTTAGTCTGAGGAACATGGACAGGGTGTTGGACCTCCATCAGGAGGACTTTGATGTGAGCGTGGAGCCAGGTGTGACACGCAAAGGCCTCAACTCCTACCTGAGAGACACGGGCCTGTGGTTTCCTGTCG ACCCTGGTGCAGACGCGTCTCTGTGTGGCATGGCTGCCACCAGTGCATCAGGCACCAATGCGGTGCGCTACGGCACCATGCGGGAGAACGTACTCAACCTAGAGGTGGTGCTGGCAGATGGATCCATCATCCACACAGCAGGCAGGGGGCGCCGGCCCCG GAAGACGTCAGCGGGGTACAACCTGACCAACCTGTTTGTGGGTTCAGAGGGCACTCTGGGAGTGATCACGAAGACCACCCTGCGTCTCTACGGGGTGCCAGAAGCCATGGTGTCTGCTGTGTGCACCTTCCCCTCTGTCCAGGCAGCAGTGGACAGCACTGTGCAGGTCCTCCAGACTGGAGTGCCCATCGCACGCATTG AGTTCCTTGATGATGTGATGATTGACGCCTGTAACAGCTTCAACTCGCTGTCCTACCCCGTGGCCCCCACGCTCTTCCTGGAGTTCCACGGCACTGAGAAGAGTCTGGAGGAGCAG ATCACGCAGGCTAACGGTGGGTCAGACTTTAGCTGGGCACGGGATGCAGAGACCCGCGGGCGCCTGTGGAAGGCACGACACGATGCCTGGTACGCTGCCCTGGCACTCAGACCGGGCTGCAAG GCCTACTCCACAGATGTGTGCGTCCCTCTCTCGCGTCTCCCTCAGATCATTGTGGAAACCAAGGAGGACCTGATGCTAAACGGACTCACAG GTCCGATCGCAGGTCATGTTGGAGATGGAAATTTCCATTGTATAATGGTCATGGACCCCAATGACCAGGATGAGGTCATTAGAGTTCATGAGTTCACTGAGCGACTGGCCag GAGAGCACTGGCCCTGGACGGGACATGTACGGGGGAGCACGGGGTGGGCCTGGGGAAACGAGCGTTGCTCCGAGAGGAGATGGGACCCCTGGCCATCGAGGTCATGCAGGGCCTCAAAGCCACCCTTGATCCCAAGAACCTCATGAATCCTGGGAAGGTTCTGTAG